A region of the Stieleria neptunia genome:
GACGGGATGACCTTCGATCTATTCGCCGGTGCCAGCACGACGGCGGAAACCCCGGTGGCGGGCGGGTACGACTTGACCGCCGGAGTCGAATACACGTTGCGGGTCGAATCGAACAGTGCTACGACGATCTATGAGCTCTCGTTCGATTTCCCGGGCAATGCCTCGCCATCCTTGCTCGATCTCGGTGCGATCGTCGAGTTTGAGCGTCGCGACGTGATCTTCGGCGGCCCCGGCAACGACGTCCTGCAAGGCGGTCCCGGAGAAGACTTCATCTTCGGCGGTCCCGGCAACGATGTGCTGACCGGTGGAGACGACCGCGGCGCGAGCGACCTGCTGTTCGGCCAAGACGGTAACGACACGTTTCAAACCAGTCCCGACTTCCTGCCGACATTGGCGGGTACCACAACGACGTTTCTGCCGACCCAAAGTGATCGCTACGCGGGCGCCGCCGGCGACGATCGTGTGGTCTTCCTCGGCGGGGATTTCGATACGACGAACCGACCGATCAACGACTTCGCAGCGGTTCGGTTCAACCCTTTGCTAAATCGTTATGAAATCTCGACGCTGGTTTGGGACACCGCCAATCAGGAGTTTGCAAAATCTGCAACCGGGAGCGAAAGCACCTTTGGAACACTGCTGCGAAAGTTTCATTTCTTCGCTGCAACGGATGTCGAAGGGCTCGAAGTCGATTTGGGGGCGGGCGACGACACCTGGCATGCGGGTGGCGAGACGCCGTTTGTGTTCCCCGGTGACGGCACCGGTGCCGCTTGGGGAATCCAAGAAGGAGACGTTCAAGTCGGTGCCAGCCTCTTCCGCGACATTCACGTCGTCGGCGGCCAAGGCAATGACCGTTTGTTGGGTGGTCCCGTTGGGGAAAGGCTTGATGGAGATGAAGGCTCCGATTTCATCGCCGGCGGCGCCGGAAACGATCAGATTTCAGGGGGACTCGGCGATGACATCCTGATGGGAGGGACCGGAATCACGCCCGATGATTTCGAATTCGTGACGCGTTCGTTTGGTGCGAGCGTCAATGATACGTTTGAATTCGCGGCGGACGTCACACCATTCTTAGAGACAAATGCACCATTGAACCTGAATTTTCATCAGGGTGATTTGGTCGATTGGTATTCCGTTTCTCCCGCGGCGATGCAGCAGTTTGCCGGACAACAAACCGCGACCCTGACACGCGACATGATTCGAATCGTCGAATTGGAATCCGGCGATTTGGAGCCGCTTGTTTTTTCTCTTTTCTATGCCGAGGCAACCGGCAGCGAAGCCGAGCTTTCACTCGTTCCGGTTGATGAACTTGCCGACTCCCCGCAGCACTACCTGATTCGTGTCGAAAATCGTACTCCCGACGACAGTGCCCCCCTCAACACGTCACGCCGATACGCCATCGAGTTGCTGAATTCGTTCGGCCAGACGACCTCGGTATCGCTCTCCCAACTGACCGATCACGAAGCGGATCCCCGAAGTGGATTTGCTCGCACCGCAGGACAGATTCAGATGATCGTCGATGGTCGGAATTTGGGCGGACAAGGGGTGGTGATTCCCGTTGGAAACTTCAATGGTGACGTGGACTCCGAAGGCAACCCGATCAATGACTACATTGTGGCGGTCCAGAACGTCGTCGAATCGGGTGAAGCCTACACGTATGCTCGATTGGTTTACGGCGACGATGGTGTTTTGGACCCCGATGCTTTCCTGGGAATCGAAGGATTTGAAACCAGCTCAGGGACCATCTTGCGACTGCCCGGCCACCTCGCCGATCCCGTCGGGGTCGCCGCACCGGAGAACACTGTTACGTTTGTGACCGGAAACGGCGATTTAGACGGTGATGGTTTCGGCGACCTTGTGCTCTCGACAACCGAGCCCGGCAGTAACAACCGAGTGACGATCTTGTTTGGCGCCGCGAGCAATCCCGATTTCCTTGATTTGGAAACGGAATTCAGCCGCACCACCGCCATCAGCGGGTTTGCCTTTTCGCCCCGGTCCGAATCGCCGGTTCGCGGTGCGATTGTTGGCAGTTTGAATGGCGATGCGTTTGACGATCTGGTGGTGACAGATGCTGACCAGACTCGTTTGTTCGCCGGAAGGCCGCGTGACGATTTCCGTGCCACTGCCGTCACCGACATCGTGACGCTCGATGTGACACCAACAGCCGATGCATTCCTGCGTCACGTGTCGTCACTGGGTGACTGGGACAACGACGGTTTTATGGATGTCGGGATCCTGGGGCCGGATCGTCTGAAGATTGTTTTTGGAGGAAGCGATCTATCCAATCTAATGTCCTTGGATGTCGCCGGATCCTTTGGAACCGCCCACTTGGCACTGGCCGGTCTACTGGACGCTTCGTCAACCAGCGACGCGGTGATCAGCGGCGGAAGCCTGGATCACAGTATCCTTGTGCTCGGCAACCTGCGATCCGCACCCGACCTCGTCACTGTCGCAACGCAAGGGTTACGACCGGTCGATGACTTTACCGGCGACGGGCTGGTGGATCTGGCGGCATCGCGGTTGATCGAAAACGAAACGGTGGCCGATAACACGGGCGCACCGAACCTGCACTGGGTCACGGATCTATGGGTTAGTGATGCGGATCTCGATCTACGGGGAAATCCCGCCGACTTCGAGGGCGCCCATCGTTTGATGTTTGAATCGCCGGACTCGCTTTACCTAAAACCCAATGTTGCAGCGTCCTTGCCGACACGTTTGCCTCTATTTGGCTCCGTGGGCGACATCAACGATGACGGCGTTTCCGATTTGGGCATTTTCTCACAGCTCGGTCGGGCATTGTCGGTGGCTTATGGCGGAGCGGTCACCGAAGTTGATGATGGATCCCTTTCGGACACCCATCTGACGGCCGAGTTCGCCTCGCCTCGACTCGCCAGTCCATCTGTGGCTCAGGAACCAAGTACCGATCCTCCGGGATTTGACTTGCAATCATCGAGTCGGTTGCGTGATGCCGTCACGATTGAAGGCATTCAAGCGGGAAACCGGTTGAGCGCAGGCCGATCAATCGGTGACATCAACGGCGACGGCATTGATGACGTGGCCATCGAAGGGGAATTGGTGAGCTATGTCTACTTTGGCCCCTTCGAGCTTGATGGCATCGAGTCCGTCGAGCAGTTCGCCAACCTGATCATTCGCGATCGGAAAATTGCCGCTGGCAGCGGTGATCTGACTGGCGACGGTGCCAATGATCTGGTTCTGGTTCGTGAAGAAATTCGCGAGGTCACTCAGAACGGGGTGCTTCAAAACCGATTGTTTTCGTACCTGGAGATCTACAGTGGCGGCTTCGGCATCGACCGCGAGCTCGATCGAAGTTCCGCCGTGTTTGAGATCGAGTTATTGCAGGGACAGAATTTGGATTCGGGCGGTCGTGCCGTGACCACTTCGACGTCGCTGATCAATTGGGATGGTATCGGGACCGCCGAAGTCTTGGTCTCATTCGATCCGGCTCTGGAAGGAGCGCGTGCTCTCGTACTCGGCTTTGGCGAGCCGAATGGTTCGCAGGAATTGCCACTCGAACAAGCCGACATTTTGGATTGGGACACGGACGATTTTGTGGTGCCCGCAGGCAATCGCTTGAATCCCGATGCGACGGTGATCACCAAAGCGATCGGCGATCTCAACGGTGACGGCCGTGACGATCTCGCCATCGCCTCGCCCAACCTCTTTTTGCGCGATTCAGACGACATGCCGATCGGCCGCACCTATCTGATCATGGGGGGACGAACGCAGCATCGAGTCCCCGGCCAGCTGGACGGGTTCTTCAGTGTTGTGACCGATAGCGACGTCGTCATCAATGGCGTCGCCTTGGGACAGGACGTCTTTGGATTGGGCGATCTGAATCGGGATGGCTATGGTGATTTTGCGATCTCACGGTCGCTGGAAGGCGCGGGTGAATTGGAGGGCGGGCTGCTCGTCTATCACGGCGATGTCAATTTCGGCACCTTTCCCGGTGCGGCCCTCGAATTGACCGATTCGTACGACGACGCGGCCTATCGTGTTTCGCGTCAAGGTGCCAGCGCACTGATTCATGGAACCGCGATCGCCGGCCCCTTGTACGCCACGGCGGGCAATCTGTTCGGCGATGAGATCGACCTCGTCGTGGGAGCGCCCAGCCAATCGATCGTGACGTTGGGGACCAATTTTGTCATCCGGCGCGATGATCGTGGCGAAATCGTCATCATCAGTGACATTGAAAGTGCCGGCGACGTGCTCAACAACACTTACGGGCAACCGCTCTTCTGGGACCTGAATCTCCAAAATTTGTCGGGGGCGACCTTCGGCGATTTTGCCGGTTCGTTGGCGGACGGACCTCTTGCCGATTTGAACGCCGATGGCTTGCACGATCTGTTCATTGGTGCGGCCGGCGTCGACGGAATCCTCGATGGCGTCCAGCCCGATGCGGGCCGGGTCTACTTCATTCCTGGAATTGATCGGACATTCTTGCCGAACGATACAGCGCCGGTGACGGTGCTGGAAAACCGCTCCGGTACGGTGGTCGATCTGGGCAGCGGTCAACCGCAAGTGTTTCGTTCACCGGACCCGTCAAACGCGGACGATCCCTTTGTCCTGGGAATCGGCGAAACATCCTGGTTTCGATTCACAACCAGCGGTGACGGCCAGGGTACAACGACCGGTGGCGACTACCTTCGCATCAAAATGTTGACCAGTGAAACCGATCAGCAACAAAGCCCGATCACTGCGTCCATCTTGGATCTCGATGGCAATGCCTATAGCCAGAACAAGACCATCACGGATTTAAGAAACCTGCCGGCGGGAACCTACTATTTGCGCGTTGAACGGCCGGGCAGTTTTAGTTCGATTACGAATATCGAATTCGAAATTGAATTCGACGCACCCGATTTCGGCTACGCCTATCCGGCAACGGATCGCGATCGTATCGATGGCGGCTCCGGTCGAGACTTGTTGATCGGTGGACAGGGACTAGACGTTTTATTTGGCGATGAAGGGCGTGATCGATTCCAGGCCGAAGTCGTCGAAATGTTCGATCTGGATCAGGAACTCGGTGAGTCCTTTGTTCCGGACACCAATCCCAGCAACGATGTAATTGTGGGTCCCGACGTGATCGTCTTTCAGGAGGGGACCGTCGATCCGATGCTCAAACTCGCCGTCGCAAGAGCTTTGGGACGTGTCGTCACCACAACGCCCGATGGCAGTCAGGTGGCTCGCCAACCGTTCTACGCCAGCGAGTTGGCTGAGCTTGAGCTTTTAGACCTGTCGGAACTCGGGTTGACCGGAACGCAGGGAATTGAGTTGTTGGTCAATCTTCGCGTCTTGGACTTGAGTGGCAATGAATTGACCGTGATTCCGCCAGGTCTGACACATCTCGAACGATTGGACTTGTCGGACAATCAGATCACTTCGGTTGAGATCGACGGATTACCGAACCTCAAGCAATTGGTGTTGGACGCGAACCCGATCGTTGATCTGGGAACACTCGCCGGTGTCACCGTCTTGGATGACGACAACGTTGACACTTACACCGGAACCTGGGAACGATTTGTTTCGGAAGTCTCTTCGGTCAGTGAATCGGCCACCGCTTGGAACGACGACTATCGCGTGACGAAAGGCGACGGAACCGCGACGTGGTCAATCGAAGCGACGGACGAGATGGAAGTCTTTGTGACTTGGCCCGCCGTGGCGGATGTGGATGCGATCGTCGAATACGCGGTTTCGTACGGCGGCGCGCCGACAACGGTGCTTGTCGACCAATCCAGACCACCAAGTGGTCCGAACAGCTCGTTGTCCGGCGGACGAACTTGGTTGTCGCTGGGACGTTTTGCTCCCGACATTGCCTCTGCCGGCGGACCGCTGCAGGTGACCTTGCAAGCGACCAGTGGTTCGATCGCGATCGCCGATGCGGTGCGTTTCGATTCCGTGGCCCCACCGAAATTGCCGGAGACAGCAATCTCGCTACTCAATAGCCCGATCAACGCCTACAGTCGTGATGTACTTCTCGGCAAGATCGCGGATGCCAATCCTCAAACCGTTGTCAACGTCACGCCGAACTCGTCACGGCCATTGATCACGCCGATCGATTCGGTCACGATCCAGCAGACTCGCATTGACCTGACTCTGATCGGGGGAGGCTTCGTCGATGCGGATGGCCACGCCGTCACGTTTACCGCGACGAGTGATCTGCCGAGTGTGACCGTCCAAGTCGTCGGGTCGGAGCTGGTCCTCAACTATCCCAGCAACCTGGCGAGGAGCCCTCGCATCAATGTCGTCGCGCGGGACGGCTTGGGACGTGAGAGCCAGAGCGAATTCACCGTTGACGTCTTGGGCGATGGCATTGGGCAGATCGTTCGCGGAACGGTATTCGATGAGGAAGGGGATCCGATTCGGGGAGCCGTGATTCATTTGGTCACCGACAGTGGCAGTGTCGTCGCATGTACGTTCACCGACCAAGATGGAAACTACCGCATCGATGGTGACATCGGCAGCGATCGCATCGAAGTGGTACTGCCGGCCCCCTTGACGAGCAATCCGGCATCCGTCGAACTGCGCGACGATCTGGGATACCAATACGATTTCGATGTTGATCCGTCGACAATCGATCTGGACAACAACGGGTCCGGCGATTTGACCTTGGTCGGTAACCCCACTCTTTCCGGTGGCATCTTGACGCTATTGGGTGGCAATGGGGAAGACCAATACATCGGCGAAAATTTCGAAACGACAACGATTTGGCCGTCCCTGAGCATGACCGTCCAATCCGGGTACACGATCGATTTGCGAGTAAAAATCATTGACGACCCGGTTTTTCCGGAGGGGAATCGTAGCTCGATGAGCGTCCTGGTCGCCCCACAAGACTCGGACATCAACGGTTTCTTGCTGATCAAGAAGAACAGTGTTATCTGGAACAGTTCGCCGGCAATCATGCTGTCAACGGAAACCAACACTGATGCCTTTCACGATTTCCGCATCGTTCAACCGCCCGGTCAAGCAGACACATTTTATGTTTGGCGTGACGGAAAACTATTGAACCCTGATGCGTTGCCACTGACAGGAAGAGAGTTTGGCGGATTTGGGAATCGATTGATCATGGGTGACAATGGCACCGGTGATTCCGGGCATAGCAAATTGGACCACCTGCGGATTTACAAAGGTGTCCCCTTTGACGAAACCATGCTGACTCGCACGGTGGACTTTGTCGTCTCACGTTCGCTCGATCTCGGTAGCGATCGGGTCGTCGACGAGGGCCAAACGCAAACGTTCCAGGCGGAATCCAATCTGGTGCTCGGCAACTATGTCTGGCGGGTCAACGGCGAGGTTCTCGCCGGTGAGTCGACCGACACGCTGCAGTGGACGCCGCCGAGTGACGGCGTCTACCAAATCGATGTGTCCGCCAATGAAGGCTCTGGCGGCACGGGCCCGGTGTACAGCGATCAAGTCACCGTCACAGCCAACAATGCCGCTCCCGTCGTGACGCTCACCGCGTCGACCTATCTGCCCATCGCCGAAGGCAGCGCGGTCACCATCGCTGCGACAGTCGCCGACGCCGCTGACGATTCGATCGCCAAGTTCAATTGGAAGATTCAAAGCGATACGGGACTAGGTTTTCCGGTGCCCGCTGCCTTTCCTCCTATCACGACCATCTCCGATTGGGTGCTGACACTGCCCGACGAAGGTCGATACGAGATCACGCTGGAGGTCACCGATAATGACGGACTTGTCGGCATTTCGGAACCCTTGGTGTTCAACGTTTCGAATATCCAACCGAACCTTTCGGCGATGTCGGTCGCGACCGACGATCAGGGTTCGATCGTCGTCAGCGGAAGCTTCGGCGATCCCGGTTTTGATTTCCACCTCGGCATGGCCGACTTCGGCGATGGAACGCGACGACCGATCAATCTCCAAGACGCCCCCGCATTCAGCATCGATCACCAGTACAAACAGCCAGGCCGCTACGAAGTCAAAGTCACCATCGATGACCAAGACGGCGGGACACGCACCGAAACGTTTGAAGTCGACTATCAGCCACGTGTTGCGATCGACGACATCCAGATCAACGGGGGCAGCAACGATCGCTCACAAGTCACCTCGGTCGGCGTGGCATTCAACCAAATCGTCCAGGCACCCGAGAATGCGTTCACACTTCGCAATCGTGACACCGGCCAGCTCATCGAATCGTTCAGCTACGTCGCGGATCACTCCAGCGGCGTGACCGCAATCGAGTTGACGTTTCTGCCAGGACCCTCGGTCGTCACTCGCCCCGGTGGGAATTCCCTGGTCGACGGAAACTACGAGCTTGTCGTCAGTGCTTCCGGGGTCCAATCGGCCGACGATCGCGCTGCACAAATGACCCGTGACGTCGTGTTCGGTGAAGACCCGACCGATCAGTTCTTTCGCTTGCTCGGCGACAGCGATGGAGACCGTGACGTCGATGGCCAAGACTATGGCCGGTTCGGTCTGACGTTCTTGAAATCCGAAGGCATGGTCGGATTTGACGCCGCCTTTGACAGTGACGGGGACGGAGACGTCGATGGCCAGGACTACGGCCGATTCGGTCAGCAGTTCCTAAAGACACTGCCGCTCTAGTGCTTCGTCAACTTTTATTCTTAGGGTACCGCGGAAAAGGGGTCAGCACCTGTCCCAGCCGGCGAGACGGTGGCACACACACCCCACTCCAGAGGCCTTCGACACGACAAAGAACTGTTGAATTCTGCGTTTTAGTCCCGACTGCTCTGGCAGCGATTTTTGGGTGTCCCTAACATCCACAAGGAGTAAGAAAAAAGGCCTCAGCCAAACGATCACTTGGGGCAAAAGTGATCAGAAATGGCTGAGACCCACTACTCAATGCCGGATGCCCAAGGGGCAAGTTTGGAAATCCAGCACCGCACGGCGCTCTCGGGCGCCGTGCGTTTTTTATTGGTTTCGAGTGCAACCCTATCGCGTCACTGAGTTTCAGTTCGCGACATTGTCGAGATCCTACGGCGTGTTGACGCCAGGGTCAATGCTGATCTGGCGGATTAACGCCAGGGGGAAAAGGTGGTTCGGATTGACGCATCGCGTTGCATTCCGCATCTCAGCATTCCGCATCTCATGCACGTGGCGTCAGCCCAATGCCATCAACTTTGACGCCAAGCGGGGTGTTTTTTGTTAGCGGTAGGGCGCGAGCCCTCCGGTCTTTCACGGTGTGATTGAAGCGCCACCGGACGGCTCGCGCCGTTCCGCTAACACCTTCAGAGCCCAGGTAAATGGCATGGGCCATCAGCCAGCGGCGCGTCATGGTTGCCGGTCCGACACGCCGGTCGCTGACGCGTCGCGTTGGCCCGACAGCCACTGGTCACTTGGGTCTGCGATCAACCAACCGCTTGGCTTTGGCTTCGAAACGCGGCAGCGACCCTGCGGCCACGGGGGTCACTTCCACGCGCATCGCCAATCGCTTTTGAAACAATTCGGCAAGCTGCCGGCAATCGGGTGCACTCAATTCCGCTTCGACGGCGAGCGTGTCCATTTCGCCCTGCTTGGTCACGATCATCCGGAACTCGGCCGTCGGATCCACCTGCCGAACGATCGATTCGATGCTGCTGGGAAACACGTTGACCCCGCGGATGACCATCATGTCGTCGCTGCGTCCGAGGACGCCGCCATCGAGATACAAGAACCGGCAGGGGTGGTCGTGTTGTTCGTAGCCCCGCACGATATCGCCGGTTCGATAGCGGATCGCCGGACCGCCGTATCGTCCCAATCCGGTCAGCACGAGTTCCGCTTGCTCACCTTCGCCGGCAACACGTCCGTTGGGGTGGGCGTCATCGAAACAAAGTCGCTGGGCAATGAATTCGGTTTCAATCACGTGCAGACCGGTGCCGTCACGGTTTCCGAATCCCCAGGCGCCGATTTCGCTTGCCCCGCTGTGATCGATCACGGTTGCGTTCCAGCCCGCCTGGATCCTTGAACGAATCGCCGGGGCGCTGCCGCCCGGTTCACCGGCGACGATCAATCGTGAAACGGACGACTGCGTCAAATCGATGGACAGTTTTTCGGCAACGGCGATCAAATGCAACGCATAGGTCGGGGTGCAGCAGACCACGGTGCAACGTTGTTCGAGAATCAATTGCAGTCGCGTTTCACTGGACATTCCACCGCCGGGGATCACCAATGCGCCGGCCCGGACCAAGGCGTCGCTGGCGGTCCAAAAGCCGATGAACGGGCCGAACGAAAACGCCATCATGGCGACGTCGCTGCGGCGAATGTCGGCGGCATGCAAAACGTGTTGCCAGCAATCCAGCCACCACTGCCAATCCTGCTGCGTATCGAGCACCGGCATCGGGTGGCCGCTCGTTCCACTGGTTTGATGAAACCGCGAATAGGACTCACGCGGCAATCCGAACACTCGTCCGGGATCGCCCGGCGAGGGTGCGACCACGTCGGATTTGGTCAACAGCGGTAACTCGGACAGCTGGTCAAGCGATCGCAGCGGGAGCTCGAGCGAGCCAAAGCGTTCGCGATAGAAAGGGTTATCGATCGCGACGCGCAACAGCGCGTTGAGCCGGTTGAGCTGAAGGGATTCGAGCTGCGCGCGACTGAGACGCCACTGAGCCGCGATGTCGTATTCGTTCTCGATTTGTGTCATAACGCGGACAGTCTAACAGTTTCAGCGGCCGAGTTTGATGGTCGCGAGGTTGGGGCTGGAAAGTCATTGAAAGCAGTTTTCGTCGGGAAAAAGGGTCAAAAAATGGATGGGTCAAAAAATGGAAGAGGGAGCGTTGGAAGCGCGTAGGGAACAACTGTTTTTCTTGCTCGATTTTTTGACCAACCCATTTTTTGCC
Encoded here:
- a CDS encoding phenylacetate--CoA ligase family protein; translation: MTQIENEYDIAAQWRLSRAQLESLQLNRLNALLRVAIDNPFYRERFGSLELPLRSLDQLSELPLLTKSDVVAPSPGDPGRVFGLPRESYSRFHQTSGTSGHPMPVLDTQQDWQWWLDCWQHVLHAADIRRSDVAMMAFSFGPFIGFWTASDALVRAGALVIPGGGMSSETRLQLILEQRCTVVCCTPTYALHLIAVAEKLSIDLTQSSVSRLIVAGEPGGSAPAIRSRIQAGWNATVIDHSGASEIGAWGFGNRDGTGLHVIETEFIAQRLCFDDAHPNGRVAGEGEQAELVLTGLGRYGGPAIRYRTGDIVRGYEQHDHPCRFLYLDGGVLGRSDDMMVIRGVNVFPSSIESIVRQVDPTAEFRMIVTKQGEMDTLAVEAELSAPDCRQLAELFQKRLAMRVEVTPVAAGSLPRFEAKAKRLVDRRPK